The following proteins come from a genomic window of Streptomyces liliiviolaceus:
- a CDS encoding nitrilase-related carbon-nitrogen hydrolase: MSRVIRAAVFQTAWTGDKESMIQVHEQAVRDAAAQGAQVLCFQELFYGPYFCQVQDKAFYEYAEQIPEGPIVRRFQSLAAESGIVLVLPMYEEEQPGVLYNTSAVIDADGSYLGKYRKHHIPQVEGFWEKFYFRPGNSGWPVFDTAVGKVGVYICYDRHFPEGWRALGLAGAEIVFNPSATSRGLSAYLWQLEQPAAAVANEYFVGAINRVGVEELGSNDFYGTSYFVDPEAQFVGEVASDKEPELVVRDLDMEKLRTVRDRWQFYRDRRPDAYEPLTAP, from the coding sequence ATGAGCAGAGTGATCCGCGCCGCCGTCTTCCAGACCGCATGGACGGGCGACAAGGAATCGATGATCCAGGTCCACGAGCAGGCGGTCCGCGACGCCGCCGCGCAGGGCGCCCAAGTCCTCTGCTTCCAGGAGCTGTTCTACGGCCCGTACTTCTGCCAGGTTCAGGACAAGGCGTTCTACGAGTACGCCGAGCAGATCCCCGAGGGCCCCATCGTCCGCCGATTCCAGTCCCTGGCCGCGGAGTCGGGCATCGTCCTCGTCCTGCCGATGTACGAGGAGGAGCAGCCCGGCGTCCTCTACAACACCTCGGCGGTGATCGACGCCGACGGCTCGTACCTCGGCAAGTACCGCAAGCACCACATCCCGCAGGTCGAGGGCTTCTGGGAGAAGTTCTACTTCCGTCCCGGCAACAGCGGTTGGCCGGTCTTCGACACCGCGGTCGGCAAGGTCGGCGTCTACATCTGCTACGACCGGCACTTCCCGGAGGGCTGGCGTGCCCTCGGGCTGGCCGGGGCCGAGATCGTCTTCAACCCGTCGGCCACCTCGCGCGGCCTGTCCGCCTACCTCTGGCAGCTGGAGCAGCCGGCCGCGGCCGTCGCCAACGAGTACTTCGTGGGCGCCATCAACCGCGTGGGCGTGGAGGAACTGGGCTCCAACGACTTCTACGGCACCTCGTACTTCGTGGACCCGGAAGCCCAGTTCGTCGGAGAGGTGGCGAGCGACAAGGAGCCCGAACTCGTCGTCCGCGACCTGGACATGGAGAAACTCCGCACGGTCCGGGACCGCTGGCAGTTCTACCGCGACCGCCGCCCGGACGCGTACGAGCCCCTGACGGCCCCGTAA
- a CDS encoding PucR family transcriptional regulator: protein MTTASEPALSVRQILALERVLAGEPEVVAGAGQLDRPVRWVHVAEAADVGVMLSGGEMVLTTGVLLAGDREAQAEYIRSLHRAEASAVVLGLGRAFPAPPEVMRRAAERCGLPMVVLHRPFPFAELTEEVQSRLVRRKFAAVSLSEAVRTALTGLITTGAPLQRLLDEIAGHSACPVVVTNLAHRVLATAGERSAVDDVLRDWERIARQAGGSEGDGWVRAELGGRGERWGRIVLCGYRGDTATGRLLADRAAEALVLHRMLGGSAHSWEEQSAQSLLTDLVSGAVPARQLLPRARAAGLPVNRRTFVPLAVRGVGAAELARVLRLLGLPGLVAELADGVTAVLLSLARDQDAEALAAHFATRLRTEPGGGAPGERESAAVVAAADARTGWDDVPAGLREARHVADSVAENPADLDLPAVVRLRDVHLRGLVRLLRDDPHVQSFAERELDGLLCGADAEAELLPVLRTYLATGRNKSRTAQLHHVSRPALYRRLESIEARLGVDLDDFEQAASIHIALLAHDAQQR from the coding sequence ATGACGACCGCCTCGGAACCCGCCCTGTCGGTCCGGCAGATCCTCGCCCTGGAGCGGGTGCTCGCCGGGGAGCCCGAGGTGGTGGCGGGCGCGGGCCAGCTCGACCGGCCCGTGCGCTGGGTGCATGTCGCCGAGGCCGCCGACGTCGGGGTGATGCTCAGCGGCGGCGAGATGGTCCTCACCACCGGTGTGCTGCTCGCGGGCGACCGGGAGGCGCAGGCCGAGTACATCCGCTCCCTGCACCGCGCGGAGGCCTCGGCCGTCGTCCTCGGACTCGGCCGGGCCTTTCCCGCGCCGCCCGAGGTGATGCGCCGGGCCGCCGAGCGGTGCGGGCTGCCGATGGTGGTCCTGCACCGCCCGTTCCCCTTCGCCGAACTCACCGAAGAGGTCCAGTCCCGGCTCGTACGGCGGAAGTTCGCCGCCGTCAGCCTCTCGGAGGCGGTACGCACCGCGCTCACCGGCCTCATCACGACGGGCGCCCCGCTGCAACGGCTGCTCGACGAGATCGCCGGCCACAGCGCCTGCCCGGTGGTCGTCACCAACCTCGCCCACCGGGTCCTCGCCACGGCGGGGGAGCGGTCCGCCGTCGACGACGTGCTGCGCGACTGGGAGCGCATCGCCCGGCAGGCGGGCGGCAGCGAGGGCGACGGCTGGGTCCGCGCCGAACTGGGCGGACGCGGTGAGCGGTGGGGCCGCATCGTGCTCTGCGGCTACCGCGGCGACACCGCCACCGGGCGGCTCCTGGCCGACCGCGCGGCCGAGGCACTCGTCCTGCACCGGATGCTCGGCGGCTCCGCGCACTCCTGGGAGGAGCAGTCCGCGCAGAGCCTGCTCACCGACCTCGTCTCGGGAGCCGTACCGGCCCGGCAGCTGCTGCCCCGGGCCCGCGCGGCCGGACTGCCGGTCAACCGGCGGACGTTCGTGCCCCTGGCCGTACGAGGCGTGGGCGCGGCCGAACTCGCCCGCGTACTCCGGCTGTTGGGCCTTCCCGGGCTCGTCGCCGAACTGGCCGACGGGGTCACCGCCGTCCTGCTGAGCCTCGCCAGGGACCAGGACGCCGAAGCCCTCGCCGCGCACTTCGCCACCCGGCTGCGTACGGAACCGGGCGGCGGTGCCCCGGGCGAACGGGAGTCCGCGGCCGTCGTCGCCGCCGCGGACGCGCGCACCGGCTGGGACGACGTGCCCGCCGGTCTGCGCGAGGCCCGGCACGTGGCCGACTCGGTCGCCGAGAACCCGGCCGACCTGGACCTGCCGGCCGTGGTGCGGCTGAGGGACGTACATCTGCGCGGCCTGGTACGGCTGTTGCGCGACGACCCGCACGTCCAGTCCTTCGCGGAAAGGGAGTTGGACGGGCTGCTGTGCGGCGCCGACGCGGAGGCGGAGCTGCTGCCGGTGCTGCGGACGTATCTGGCCACCGGCCGCAACAAGTCGCGCACCGCGCAGCTCCACCATGTCTCGCGGCCCGCGCTGTACCGGCGCCTTGAGTCCATAGAGGCGCGGCTCGGGGTCGACCTCGACGACTTCGAACAGGCCGCCTCCATCCACATCGCCCTCCTCGCGCACGACGCGCAACAACGCTGA
- a CDS encoding NCS1 family nucleobase:cation symporter-1, with protein MTETVPTGPPIPQSADTEGRIELSPGAFPESSPFANEDLRPVPVAERKWTTYNFAALWISMAHCIPSWTLASGLVALGMDWKQAVFTIALANVIVLLPMLATGHAGPKYGIPFPVLARASFGLRGANVPALIRAAVACGWFGIQTWIGGSGIFALGSKLTGGEWEKASRIAGNPWPLWLCFLLFWAVQIAIIYRGMDFLRRFENWAAPVVIVGAFVLLIWIAVKADGFGALLDQPSKLGWGPDFWTVFFPALMGMIGFWATLSLNIPDFTRFGASQKAQTWGQSLGLPTTMTLFAILAVLVTSGSEAVYGEPIWDPVALAAKTDSAFGLLFALFIVLIATISVNIAANVVSPAYDLSNLAPKFINFRTGALITGVIGILIFPWKLISTPEFYIFTWLGVVGGLLGTVAGILIADYWIVRRTVLHLADLYTPGGRYWYTNGWNWRAVLAFVIGGVLAVGGSYSNVDEKGAKLGPFPVDGLIPFLKPLADYGWAVGVASSLVLYVALMAPVARAERAEAVRKVT; from the coding sequence ATGACCGAAACCGTCCCCACAGGGCCACCGATACCCCAGTCCGCCGACACCGAGGGGCGGATCGAACTCAGCCCCGGAGCCTTCCCCGAGAGCAGTCCCTTCGCCAACGAGGACCTGCGTCCCGTCCCGGTCGCCGAGCGCAAGTGGACGACGTACAACTTCGCGGCGCTGTGGATCTCCATGGCGCACTGCATTCCCAGCTGGACCCTGGCCTCCGGTCTGGTCGCCCTCGGGATGGACTGGAAGCAGGCCGTCTTCACGATCGCCCTGGCCAACGTCATCGTTCTGCTGCCGATGCTGGCCACCGGGCACGCCGGACCCAAGTACGGCATCCCCTTCCCCGTACTGGCCCGGGCCTCCTTCGGGCTGCGCGGGGCCAACGTCCCGGCGCTGATCCGGGCGGCCGTGGCCTGCGGCTGGTTCGGCATCCAGACCTGGATCGGCGGCAGCGGCATCTTCGCCCTCGGCTCCAAGCTGACCGGCGGGGAGTGGGAGAAGGCCAGCCGGATCGCCGGCAACCCCTGGCCGCTGTGGCTGTGCTTCCTGCTCTTCTGGGCCGTGCAGATCGCGATCATCTACCGCGGTATGGACTTCCTGCGGCGCTTCGAGAACTGGGCCGCGCCCGTCGTGATCGTCGGCGCGTTCGTGCTGTTGATCTGGATCGCCGTCAAGGCCGACGGCTTCGGCGCGCTGCTCGACCAGCCCTCGAAGCTCGGCTGGGGCCCCGACTTCTGGACGGTCTTCTTCCCGGCGCTGATGGGCATGATCGGCTTCTGGGCGACGCTGTCCCTGAACATCCCCGACTTCACCCGCTTCGGCGCCAGCCAGAAGGCGCAGACCTGGGGGCAGAGCCTGGGCCTGCCGACGACGATGACGCTCTTCGCGATCCTCGCCGTGCTGGTCACCTCAGGCTCGGAGGCCGTCTACGGAGAGCCCATCTGGGACCCGGTCGCCCTCGCCGCCAAGACGGACAGCGCCTTCGGCCTGCTCTTCGCGCTCTTCATCGTGCTGATCGCCACGATCTCCGTGAACATCGCGGCGAACGTGGTCTCACCGGCGTACGACCTGTCCAACCTGGCGCCGAAGTTCATCAACTTCCGTACCGGAGCGCTGATCACGGGTGTCATCGGCATCCTGATCTTCCCGTGGAAGCTGATCTCCACCCCGGAGTTCTACATCTTCACCTGGCTCGGTGTGGTCGGCGGGCTGCTCGGCACGGTCGCGGGCATCCTGATCGCCGACTACTGGATCGTGCGCCGTACGGTCCTGCACCTCGCGGACCTCTACACGCCCGGCGGACGCTACTGGTACACGAACGGCTGGAACTGGCGGGCGGTGCTGGCCTTCGTGATCGGCGGTGTCCTGGCCGTCGGCGGCTCGTACTCGAACGTCGACGAGAAGGGCGCGAAGCTCGGCCCGTTCCCCGTCGACGGACTCATCCCGTTCCTCAAGCCGCTCGCGGACTACGGCTGGGCGGTCGGCGTCGCCTCGTCGCTCGTCCTGTACGTCGCCCTGATGGCACCCGTGGCACGGGCCGAACGGGCGGAGGCCGTGCGCAAGGTCACCTGA
- the ggt gene encoding gamma-glutamyltransferase, whose amino-acid sequence MGRSVARRLAVLAVSAAVVSVGAAPPSAGTAGNGSGPAGKVPVAVGYGGAVASVDADASAAGVEILRKGGNAVDAAVATAAALGVTEPYSSGIGGGGYFVYYDAKSRTVHTIDGRETAPLTADSGLFLENGQPIPFADAVTSGLGVGTPGTPATWQTALDSWGSKRLGPLLEPAERLARDGFTVDATFRSQTESNEARFRNFPDTADLFLPGGALPVVGSTFKNPDLARTYQELGRKGVGALYRGELAEDIVDTVNEPPVDPASGYNARPGDLTLKDLAKYRAKRQAPTKTSYRGLGVYSIAPSSSGGTTVGEALNILENTDLSKASDVQYLHRYIEASRIAFADRGRWVGDPAFEDVPTKELLSQRFADSRECLIKDDAVLTSPLAPGDPRDPAACETGGKAAPTTYEGENTTHLTAADKWGNVVAYTLTIEQTGGSGITVPDRGFLLNNELTDFSFAPASPAVHDPNLPGPGKRPRSSISPTIVLDRHAKPVVALGSPGGATIVTTVLQTLTGFLDRGLPLVDAIAAPRASQRNQTTTELEPGLWNSPLRTELEGIGHGFRQNPEIGAATGVQRLPNGKWLAAAETVRRGGGSAMVVRPAP is encoded by the coding sequence ATGGGGCGCTCGGTCGCGCGGAGACTTGCTGTGCTGGCGGTGTCGGCCGCTGTGGTGTCGGTGGGGGCGGCACCGCCCTCCGCGGGGACCGCGGGGAACGGGTCGGGCCCGGCCGGGAAGGTGCCGGTGGCCGTCGGATACGGCGGAGCCGTCGCGAGCGTCGACGCGGACGCCTCGGCGGCTGGTGTGGAGATCCTCCGCAAGGGCGGCAACGCGGTCGACGCGGCCGTCGCCACGGCGGCGGCCCTCGGCGTCACCGAGCCGTACTCGTCGGGCATCGGCGGAGGCGGCTACTTCGTCTACTACGACGCCAAGTCCCGTACGGTGCACACGATCGACGGGCGCGAGACGGCGCCCCTGACGGCCGACTCGGGGCTCTTCCTGGAGAACGGCCAGCCGATCCCGTTCGCCGACGCGGTGACCAGCGGCCTGGGCGTGGGCACGCCCGGCACTCCGGCCACCTGGCAGACGGCGCTGGACAGTTGGGGCAGCAAACGGCTCGGGCCGCTGCTGGAGCCCGCGGAGCGGCTGGCGCGGGACGGGTTCACCGTCGACGCCACGTTCCGCTCGCAGACCGAGTCCAACGAGGCGCGGTTCCGGAACTTCCCCGACACGGCCGACCTGTTCCTGCCGGGCGGCGCGCTGCCGGTGGTCGGCTCGACGTTCAAGAACCCCGACCTGGCCCGTACGTACCAGGAGTTGGGCCGCAAGGGGGTGGGCGCCCTCTACCGCGGCGAACTGGCCGAGGACATCGTCGACACCGTCAACGAGCCGCCGGTGGACCCCGCTTCGGGATACAACGCCCGCCCGGGCGACCTGACGCTGAAGGACCTGGCGAAGTACCGGGCGAAGCGGCAGGCGCCCACGAAGACCTCGTACCGCGGTCTGGGTGTCTACTCCATCGCGCCCTCCTCCTCCGGTGGCACCACGGTCGGTGAGGCGCTCAACATCCTTGAGAACACCGACCTTTCGAAGGCCTCCGACGTCCAGTACCTGCACCGGTACATCGAGGCGAGCCGGATCGCCTTCGCGGACCGGGGCCGCTGGGTGGGCGACCCCGCCTTCGAGGACGTACCGACGAAGGAACTGCTGTCGCAGCGGTTCGCCGACTCGCGCGAGTGCCTGATCAAGGACGACGCGGTGCTCACGAGCCCGCTGGCGCCGGGTGACCCGCGCGACCCGGCGGCGTGCGAGACCGGGGGCAAGGCCGCGCCGACGACGTACGAGGGCGAGAACACGACCCATCTGACGGCGGCCGACAAATGGGGCAACGTCGTCGCCTACACGCTCACCATCGAGCAGACCGGCGGCAGCGGGATCACCGTCCCGGACCGCGGGTTCCTCCTCAACAACGAGCTGACCGACTTCTCCTTCGCCCCGGCGAGCCCGGCCGTACACGATCCGAACCTGCCCGGGCCCGGCAAGCGTCCGCGCTCGTCGATCTCGCCGACGATCGTCCTGGACCGGCACGCGAAGCCGGTGGTGGCACTGGGCTCGCCCGGTGGCGCGACCATCGTCACGACCGTGCTGCAGACGCTGACGGGCTTCCTCGACCGGGGCCTGCCGCTCGTCGACGCGATCGCCGCCCCGCGGGCCAGCCAGCGCAACCAGACGACCACCGAGCTCGAACCGGGCCTGTGGAACAGTCCGTTGAGGACCGAACTGGAGGGCATCGGCCACGGTTTCCGGCAGAACCCGGAGATCGGCGCGGCGACGGGCGTCCAACGCCTCCCGAACGGCAAGTGGCTGGCAGCCGCGGAGACCGTACGCAGGGGCGGCGGCTCGGCGATGGTGGTGCGGCCGGCGCCGTAG
- a CDS encoding nitrilase-related carbon-nitrogen hydrolase, which produces MANVVRAALVQATWTGDTASMVAKHEEHAREAARQGAKIIGFQEVFNAPYFCQVQEPEHYRWAEPVPDGPTVTRMRELARETGMVVVVPVFEVEQSGFYFNTAAVIDADGTYLGKYRKHHIPQVKGFWEKYYFKPGNLGWPVFDTAVGKVGVYICYDRHFPEGWRQLGLNGAQLVYNPSATSRGLSAHLWQLEQPAAAVANEYFVAAINRVGQEEYGDNDFYGTSYFVDPRGQFVGEPASDKSEELVVRDLDLDLIEEVRQQWAFYRDRRPDAYEGLVQP; this is translated from the coding sequence ATGGCCAACGTCGTACGCGCCGCTCTGGTCCAGGCCACCTGGACCGGCGACACCGCATCCATGGTCGCCAAGCACGAGGAGCACGCCCGCGAGGCGGCCCGTCAGGGCGCGAAGATCATCGGATTCCAGGAAGTCTTCAACGCCCCCTACTTCTGCCAGGTCCAGGAACCCGAGCACTACCGCTGGGCGGAACCCGTCCCGGACGGCCCGACCGTCACCCGGATGCGGGAACTCGCCCGCGAGACCGGCATGGTCGTCGTGGTCCCGGTCTTCGAGGTCGAACAGTCCGGCTTCTACTTCAACACCGCCGCGGTCATCGACGCCGACGGCACGTACCTCGGCAAGTACCGCAAGCACCACATCCCCCAGGTCAAGGGCTTCTGGGAGAAGTACTACTTCAAACCGGGCAACCTCGGCTGGCCCGTCTTCGACACCGCGGTCGGCAAGGTCGGCGTCTACATCTGCTACGACCGCCACTTCCCGGAGGGCTGGCGCCAGCTCGGCCTGAACGGCGCCCAGCTCGTCTACAACCCGTCGGCGACCTCCCGCGGGCTGTCCGCCCACCTGTGGCAGCTGGAACAGCCGGCCGCCGCCGTCGCCAACGAGTACTTCGTCGCCGCGATCAACCGGGTCGGCCAGGAGGAGTACGGGGACAACGACTTCTACGGGACGTCGTACTTCGTCGACCCGCGCGGGCAGTTCGTCGGCGAGCCCGCGAGCGACAAGAGCGAGGAACTCGTCGTCCGCGACCTCGACCTCGACCTGATCGAGGAGGTCCGGCAGCAGTGGGCGTTCTACCGGGACCGCCGCCCCGACGCGTACGAAGGGCTGGTGCAGCCGTGA
- the hydA gene encoding dihydropyrimidinase has product MSTRTVIRGGLVITASDELHADVLIEDTRIAAIAATGTPAAEAWTAERTIDATGKYVIPGGVDAHTHMELPFGGTFASDTFETGTRAAAWGGTTTIIDFAVQSVGRSLREGLDAWNAKADGKCAIDYGFHMIVSDVNQDTLKEMDLLVEEGVTSFKQFMAYPGVFYSDDGQILRAMQRSAENGGLIMMHAENGIAIDVLVEQALARGETDPRYHGEVRKALLEAEATHRAIKLAQVAGAPLYVVHVSATEAVAELARARDEGLNVFGETCPQYLFLSTDNLAEPDFEGAKYVCSTPLRPKEHQAALWRGLRTNDLQVVSTDHCPFCFVGQKELGRGDFSKIPNGLPGVENRMDLLHQAVVDGHISRRRWIEIACATPARMFGLYPKKGTIAPGADADVVVYDPHAEQIMSAETHHMNVDYSAYEGRRTTGRVETVLSRGEDVITDRKFTGRAGHGSYTPRSTCQYLL; this is encoded by the coding sequence ATGAGTACTCGTACAGTCATCCGCGGCGGCCTGGTGATCACCGCATCAGACGAACTGCACGCGGACGTCCTCATCGAGGACACCCGCATCGCCGCGATCGCCGCGACCGGCACCCCCGCCGCCGAGGCCTGGACCGCCGAGCGGACCATCGACGCCACCGGCAAGTACGTCATCCCGGGCGGAGTCGACGCCCACACCCACATGGAGCTGCCCTTCGGCGGCACCTTCGCCTCCGACACCTTCGAGACCGGCACCCGCGCCGCCGCCTGGGGCGGCACGACCACGATCATCGACTTCGCGGTCCAGAGCGTCGGCCGCTCCCTGCGCGAGGGCCTCGACGCCTGGAACGCCAAGGCCGACGGCAAGTGCGCCATCGACTACGGCTTCCACATGATCGTCTCCGACGTCAACCAGGACACCCTCAAGGAGATGGACCTGCTGGTCGAGGAGGGCGTCACCTCCTTCAAGCAGTTCATGGCCTACCCCGGCGTCTTCTACAGCGACGACGGCCAGATCCTGCGCGCCATGCAGCGCTCCGCCGAGAACGGCGGCCTGATCATGATGCACGCCGAGAACGGCATCGCGATCGACGTGCTCGTGGAGCAGGCGCTCGCCCGGGGCGAGACCGACCCCCGCTACCACGGTGAGGTCCGCAAGGCCCTCCTGGAGGCCGAGGCCACGCACCGCGCCATCAAGCTCGCCCAGGTGGCCGGCGCCCCGCTGTACGTCGTGCACGTCTCGGCCACGGAGGCCGTCGCCGAGCTGGCGCGGGCCCGCGACGAGGGCCTGAACGTCTTCGGCGAGACCTGTCCGCAGTACCTGTTCCTGTCGACGGACAACCTCGCGGAGCCGGACTTCGAGGGCGCGAAGTACGTGTGCTCGACCCCGCTGCGGCCCAAGGAGCACCAGGCCGCCCTCTGGCGCGGCCTGCGCACCAACGACCTCCAGGTCGTCTCCACCGACCACTGCCCCTTCTGCTTCGTGGGCCAGAAGGAGCTGGGCCGGGGCGACTTCTCGAAGATCCCCAACGGTCTGCCGGGCGTCGAGAACCGGATGGACCTGCTGCACCAGGCCGTGGTCGACGGGCACATCTCGCGCCGCCGCTGGATCGAGATCGCCTGCGCGACCCCGGCCCGGATGTTCGGCCTGTACCCGAAGAAGGGGACGATCGCGCCGGGCGCCGACGCGGACGTCGTCGTCTACGACCCGCACGCCGAGCAGATCATGTCCGCCGAGACCCACCACATGAACGTCGACTACTCGGCGTACGAGGGCAGGCGCACCACCGGCCGCGTCGAGACGGTCCTCTCGCGCGGCGAGGACGTCATCACCGACCGGAAGTTCACCGGCCGCGCCGGGCACGGCAGTTACACCCCCCGCTCCACCTGCCAGTACCTCCTCTGA
- a CDS encoding aspartate aminotransferase family protein, with amino-acid sequence MTEDLLGRHRAVLPDWLALYYANPMEITHGEGRHVWDAAGTKYLDFFGGILTTMTAHALPEVTKAVSEQAGRINHSSTLYLNRPMVDLAERIATLSGIPDARVFFTTSGTEANDTALLLATAYRRSNQILAMRNSYHGRSFSAVGITGNKGWSPTSLSPLQTLYVHGGVRTRGPYADLDDDAFVAACVADLEDLLGHVRAPAALIAEPVQGVGGFTSPPDGLYAAFREVLAARGILWIADEVQTGWGRTGDHFWGWQAHGQHGPPDILTFAKGIGNGMSIGGVVARAEIMNCLDSNSISTFGGTQVTMAAGLANLTHLLEHDLQGNARRVGGLLIERLRAVAEQHPGVREVRGRGLMIGVELVKPGTDEADPDAAAAVLEAAREEGLLIGKGGGHSTSVLRIAPPLSLTVAEAEEGAAMLERALRSALRP; translated from the coding sequence GTGACCGAGGACCTGCTGGGTCGCCACCGGGCCGTCCTGCCTGACTGGCTCGCCCTCTACTACGCGAACCCGATGGAGATCACCCACGGCGAGGGCCGCCACGTCTGGGACGCGGCCGGCACCAAGTACCTCGACTTCTTCGGCGGCATCCTCACCACGATGACCGCGCACGCCCTGCCCGAGGTCACGAAGGCCGTCAGCGAGCAGGCCGGGCGCATCAACCACTCCTCCACGCTCTACCTCAACCGGCCGATGGTCGACCTGGCCGAGCGGATCGCCACGCTGTCGGGCATCCCGGACGCGCGCGTCTTCTTCACCACCTCGGGCACCGAGGCCAACGACACCGCGCTGCTCCTGGCCACCGCGTACCGCCGCAGCAACCAGATCCTGGCGATGCGCAACAGCTACCACGGGCGTTCGTTCAGCGCGGTCGGCATCACCGGCAACAAGGGCTGGTCACCGACGAGCCTGTCACCCCTCCAGACGCTGTACGTGCACGGCGGCGTCCGCACCCGCGGCCCGTACGCCGATCTCGACGACGACGCCTTCGTCGCGGCCTGTGTCGCCGACCTGGAGGACCTGCTCGGACACGTGCGCGCACCCGCGGCCCTGATCGCCGAACCCGTCCAGGGCGTCGGCGGCTTCACCTCACCGCCGGACGGCCTGTACGCGGCGTTCCGCGAGGTCCTCGCCGCGCGCGGCATCCTGTGGATCGCCGACGAGGTGCAGACCGGCTGGGGCCGGACCGGCGACCACTTCTGGGGCTGGCAGGCCCACGGACAGCACGGCCCGCCCGACATCCTCACCTTCGCCAAGGGCATCGGCAACGGCATGTCCATCGGCGGCGTCGTCGCCCGCGCCGAGATCATGAACTGCCTCGACTCCAACTCCATCTCCACCTTCGGCGGCACCCAGGTCACCATGGCCGCGGGCCTCGCCAACCTCACCCACCTCCTGGAACACGACCTCCAGGGCAACGCCCGCAGGGTCGGCGGACTGCTCATCGAGCGGCTGCGGGCCGTCGCCGAGCAGCATCCGGGCGTACGGGAGGTCAGGGGCCGCGGGCTCATGATCGGCGTCGAACTGGTCAAACCCGGCACCGACGAGGCCGATCCGGACGCGGCGGCGGCCGTGCTCGAAGCGGCCCGCGAGGAAGGCCTGCTGATCGGCAAGGGCGGCGGGCACAGCACCAGCGTCCTGCGGATCGCCCCGCCCCTGTCCCTCACCGTCGCGGAGGCCGAGGAGGGCGCCGCGATGCTGGAGCGCGCCCTGCGGAGCGCTCTGCGGCCCTGA
- a CDS encoding TIGR03842 family LLM class F420-dependent oxidoreductase translates to MDFGLVLQTDPPASRVISLMKRAERNGFTYGWTFDSAVLWQEPFVIYSQILSNTTKLKVGPMVTNPGTRTWEVTASTFATLNDMFGNRTVCGIGRGDSAMRVAGRKPNTLARISEAMKVIRALGRGDEADLGGTVIRFPWIKPGAELPVWMAAYGPKALKMTGEEADGFILQLADLYLTEYMVKAVRTAAAEAGRDPADVKICVAAPAYVTADDSPEALAHAREQCRWFGGMVGNHVADLVSKYGEHSAAVPDELTDYIKSREGYDYSHHGRSGNPDTQFVPDEIVDRFCLIGTAEQHIAKLNALRELGVDQFALYDMHDAQEEVIEAYGSTVIPAVNS, encoded by the coding sequence ATGGACTTCGGACTCGTCCTGCAGACAGACCCACCTGCCTCCCGTGTCATCAGCCTGATGAAGCGGGCCGAGCGCAACGGCTTCACGTACGGCTGGACCTTCGACTCCGCCGTGCTCTGGCAGGAGCCGTTCGTCATCTACAGCCAGATCCTGTCCAACACCACGAAGCTGAAGGTCGGCCCGATGGTGACGAACCCGGGCACCCGCACCTGGGAGGTCACCGCCTCGACCTTCGCCACGCTCAACGACATGTTCGGCAACCGCACGGTCTGCGGGATCGGCCGCGGCGACTCGGCGATGCGGGTGGCCGGCCGCAAGCCCAACACCCTCGCGCGGATCAGCGAGGCCATGAAGGTCATCCGGGCGCTGGGGCGCGGCGACGAGGCCGACCTCGGCGGCACGGTGATCAGATTCCCGTGGATCAAGCCGGGCGCCGAACTCCCCGTCTGGATGGCCGCGTACGGGCCCAAGGCCCTGAAGATGACCGGCGAGGAGGCGGACGGTTTCATCCTCCAGCTCGCCGACCTGTATCTCACCGAGTACATGGTCAAGGCGGTGCGGACGGCGGCGGCCGAGGCCGGACGCGACCCGGCCGACGTGAAGATCTGTGTGGCCGCGCCCGCGTACGTCACCGCGGACGACTCTCCCGAGGCGCTCGCCCACGCGCGGGAGCAGTGCCGCTGGTTCGGCGGCATGGTCGGCAACCACGTCGCCGACCTGGTCTCCAAGTACGGCGAGCACTCGGCCGCCGTCCCCGACGAACTCACCGACTACATCAAGTCCCGCGAGGGCTACGACTACTCCCACCACGGGCGCAGCGGAAACCCCGACACGCAGTTCGTGCCGGACGAGATCGTCGACCGGTTCTGTCTGATCGGCACCGCCGAGCAGCACATCGCGAAGCTGAACGCCCTGCGGGAGCTGGGCGTCGACCAGTTCGCCCTGTACGACATGCACGACGCGCAGGAGGAGGTCATCGAAGCGTACGGATCGACGGTCATCCCCGCAGTCAACAGTTGA